The Triticum aestivum cultivar Chinese Spring chromosome 3A, IWGSC CS RefSeq v2.1, whole genome shotgun sequence genome includes a region encoding these proteins:
- the LOC123061024 gene encoding uncharacterized protein, giving the protein MLVKWSTFASCPLDAFRPFIIVLLAAAYIHVPATAIVAVPSSHCYTFDSDSHLVDFTHLSGKNFEYNEEGSVTSDLVVQLCKDVQRRSQAGGFIDFGRFTNHRSFETGSKPVDYIQRFYNGDLAKCETTFEEMGRTAQVNIMCGRCSNKVCKDEHGCICSVSYDERMCRTVVELAIPCPKRGPRVFKGFTVGFHPRSSEVVYNGLTQLGFEQLHHGFSFPSEQIHVSLYLSAMSSLADLVGKPTFRVNPMKGLDVMLTGSGANGAVPTALSPTVLNVNWICEIIRSNPYVVNVSIPVAGYDPIEFTLTKECGYTQEKESDSMRGWATFGIISCIFIVFSSLLCCGGFIYRSRVEHQDGLHALPGMTTVSAFLDAVGRPRGYLRAGDPSGNHSSQVSWENTSVTTPAAQRTNDGRYGTI; this is encoded by the exons ATGCTGGTCAAATGGAGCACCTTCGCATCCTGCCCCCTCGATGCTTTTCGCCCGTTCATCATAG TGCTGTTGGCGGCTGCGTACATCCATGTGCCAGCCACTGCTATTGTTGCTGTTCCAAGTTCTCATTGTTATACCTTCGACAGTGATAGCCACCTTGTTGACTTC ACACACCTGTCCGGGAAGAATTTTGAATACAACGAGGAG GGCTCAGTAACTTCTGACTTGGTTGTCCAGTTATGCAAAGATGTTCAGAGAAGGTCTCAGGCG GGTGGTTTCATTGATTTTGGCCGCTTTACCAATCATCGCTCTTTTGAGACTGGTTCAAAGCCGGTTGACTACATCCAG AGATTTTACAATGGTGATTTAGCGAAATGTGAAACTACGTTTGAAGAGATGGGCCGTACTGCACAG GTCAACATTATGTGTGGACGATGCTCAAATAAAGTATGCAAAG ATGAACATGGATGCATTTGCAGCGTATCCTATGATGAAAGGATGTGCAG GACGGTTGTTGAGCTAGCCATTCCTTGTCCTAAAAGAGGCCCAAGAGTTTTTAAGGGTTTCACTGTGGGCTTCCACCCCAGGTCATCCGAAGTG GTTTACAATGGATTGACTCAACTGGGATTCGAACAACTTCATCATGGGTTTAG CTTTCCAAGTGAGCAGATTCACGTGTCTTTATATCTTAGCGCCATGTCTTCTCTCGCAGACCTAGTTGGAAAACCTACCTTCAGG GTTAATCCGATGAAAGGGCTTGATGTTATGCTTACAGGATCAGGGGCCAATGGTGCCGTGCCTACTGCCCTGTCTCCAACAGTTCTGAATGTGAATTGGATAT GTGAAATCATTCGAAGCAATCCATATGTGGTGAATGTTTCAATCCCAGTGGCGGGCTACGATCCAATCGAATTCACGCTTACCAAAGAATGTG GTTACACACAAGAAAAAGAGAGTGATTCTATGAGAGGGTGGGCAACATTTGGAATCATCTCTTGCAT ATTCATTGTCTTTTCGAGCCTACTTTGTTGTGGGGGGTTCATCTACAGAAGTCGTGTAGAGCATCAG GATGGTTTACATGCACTGCCTGGGATGACTACCGTGTCTGCCTTTCTGGATGCT GTTGGAAGACCAAGAGGCTACCTGAGAGCAGGTGATCCTAGTGGAAATCATTCAAGCCAAGTATCATGGGAGAACACTTCTGTTACCACACCAGCAGCACAGAGGACAAATGATGGAAGATATGGGACAATATGA